Proteins from a single region of Malassezia restricta chromosome IV, complete sequence:
- a CDS encoding proteophosphoglycan ppg4 has translation MPSQKRGDKMRNAAMQEAMRSTMRYRHGAIITKGGKILSQGHNHVRTGFSGPLFAHEAVHLPSNRQMEVNDEDTSDNSCCHPATRSGPRSQSQAYFSMHAEMHAVTSALRGAKPHIPRSSLILDPVDVACSKLREMSLEMQDGSRFSDASSMVSTGKRVVNTKTKCDRALVEGAKREQERVAFATETQWCLKPRDKAGTKEKPKARPRWSFERCAVPMLSIRR, from the coding sequence ATGCCCAGTCAAAAGCGCGGAGATAAGATGCGAAATGCTGCGATGCAggaggccatgcgctctACGATGCGGTATCGACATGGCGCCATCATTACAAAGGGTGGCAAAATTTTGAGTCAGGGGCATAATCACGTCCGAACTGGTTTCAGTGGGCCTCTCTTCGCACATGAGGCCGTCCATCTACCCTCCAACCGACAAATGGAAGTAAACGATGAAGATACTTCTGATAATTCCTGTTGTCATCCGGCTACCCGATCAGGACCCCGCTCACAGTCCCAGGCATATTTCAGTATGCATGCCGAGATGCACGCCGTGACTTCAGCACTACGTGGTGCCAAGCCTCACATACCGCGAAGCAGTCTCATTCTTGATCCAGTTGATGTCGCATGTTCAAAGCTCCGAGAGATGTCGCTCGAGATGCAGGATGGCTCCCGCTTCAGCGACGCGTCCTCCATGGTATCCACCGGTAAGCGCGTGGTGAATACCAAGACCAAGTGTGATCGTGCATTGGTTGAGGGCGCGAAGCGGGAGCAAGAACGCGTCGCTTTTGCCACGGAAACTCAGTGGTGTCTTAAACCGCGCGATAAAGCAGGAACAAAAGAAAAACCAAAGGCACGCCCGCGCTGGAGCTTTGAGCGCTGCGCGGTTCCAATGCTCTCAATTCGACGGTAA
- a CDS encoding RecQ-mediated genome instability protein 1, giving the protein MPPAAQEHLQHVHDALLSELGHVPLSNVWLNECIAHLCSLYPTLVFDRAQLLQRVRAQLLVSDLIQSMDHGSLQLHKYSQALVQVVGIMDVGVSAQSLYDAWISREAEPTTPFPRGMLRLELSDGFIQQPIMAYEYEPIPDLSLLTCLGTKLLLRHPIQERGILLLSPQSVCVLGGTIPELDSHAALAERICAPLNKDVSTLKVQRHPTTSLSFANTSKKKSVESESQFKRVEEKQPDMEAISLDDNEDDDVLLMDAELAIREAELTHTQSPRSSLLQKLYDTPMSTPSATPSSSHPESISTSARHAHDKLFVPKRGTPISQSSSIYLVSSDVEDAADPPTDSRTYIAISDDSDDA; this is encoded by the coding sequence ATGCCACCTGCCGCTCAGGAACACCTACAGCATGTACATGATGCGCTCCTATCTGAACTAGGCCATGTTCCTTTAAGTAATGTATGGCTTAATGAGTGCATAGCACATCTTTGCAGCCTCTATCCAACATTAGTCTTTGATAGGGCTCAGCTTCTTCAGCGTGTTCGTGCGCAATTACTCGTGTCGGACCTAATTCAATCTATGGACCACGGCTCACTTCAGCTTCACAAGTATTCACAAGCATTGGTGCAGGTGGTTGGTATAATGGACGTAGGCGTATCAGCTCAATCGCTCTATGACGCTTGGATTTCTCGAGAAGCTGAGCCTACTACGCCATTTCCACGCGGCATGCTTCGCTTAGAGCTTAGCGATGGCTTTATTCAACAGCCTATAATGGCTTATGAGTATGAACCGATACCCGACCTCAGCCTCCTTACCTGCTTAGGGACCAAGCTCTTACTGCGTCATCCCATCCAGGAACGTGGAATCTTATTATTGTCGCCACAGTCTGTATGTGTGCTAGGAGGCACGATACCAGAGCTGGATTCCCATGCCGCCCTAGCCGAACGAATTTGCGCCCCGCTCAACAAAGACGTGTCCACCCTCAAGGTTCAACGTCACCCTACAACAAGTCTGAGCTTTGCTAATACGAGCAAAAAAAAATCTGTCGAATCTGAGTCCCAATTCAAGCGAGTAGAAGAAAAGCAGCCAGATATGGAAGCGATTTCTCTCGATGATAATGAGGACGATGATGTGTTATTGATGGATGCAGAATTAGCAATTCGCGAAGCCGAGCTAACACATACTCAGAGTCCGAGATCCTCCTTATTACAAAAGCTTTACGATACGCCTATGTCAACACCATCTGCAACACCCTCCTCTTCGCATCCTGAGTCAATATCCACTTCAGCAAGGCATGCACACGATAAACTCTTTGTGCCTAAGCGCGGCACGCCTATATCACAATCTTCTTCTATCTATCTCGTGTCTTCGGATGTCGAAGATGCGGCTGATCCTCCCACTGATTCACGCACGTATATAGCCATATCGGATGACTCTGACGATGCTTAG